In Daucus carota subsp. sativus chromosome 4, DH1 v3.0, whole genome shotgun sequence, one DNA window encodes the following:
- the LOC108217899 gene encoding uncharacterized protein LOC108217899 isoform X2, with translation MSIARSIVCGISCTSITPLPRYRALVFNPIFETRVRGHGNKSLYSANRSLRFSTWQHESKIKRNFAVYSSIPPEVPVSSGGLPGGLPGSWKNWLLGMVVTVLIPLLTNKWGALLKWTQQVESAVQTVEDIVEAVEDAAEKVEKFAEDIIEDLPEGKFKTALGRIEHVAEEVAKDAKQIDNVIDKFQEVEDKVHAYIEEKQSNRTAEKDKDKED, from the exons ATGTCGATCGCACGATCAATTGTGTGCGGGATTTCCTGCACTAGTATAACGCCGTTGCCGAGATACCGGGCTCTCGTCTTTAATCCTATTTTCGAGACACGAGTACGAGGACACGGGAATAAATCTTTATACTCCGCAAACAGGAGTTTGCGGTTTTCGACATGGCAACATGAGAGCAAGATCAAAAG GAATTTCGCGGTCTACTCGAGTATACCACCTGAAGTTCCGGTTTCTTCAGGCGGTCTTCCCGGCGGTCTCCCAGGCTCTTGGAAAAATTGGCTGCTGGGGATGGTGGTCACAGTTCTTATACCATTGTTGACTAACAAGTGGGGAGCTTTGTTGAAATGGACAC AACAAGTAGAATCGGCAGTACAAACGGTGGAAGACATCGTGGAAGCGGTGGAAGACGCGGCGGAGAAGGTGGAGAAATTCGCCGAAGACATCATCGAGGACTTGCCAGAAGGCAAATTCAAGACTGCACTGGGTCGAATCGAGCATGTAGCAGAAGAAGTTGCCAAAGACGCCAAGCAAATTGACAATGTCATTGATAAG TTTCAGGAAGTAGAAGACAAGGTGCATGCTTATATTGAAGAAAAACAGAGCAACAGGACCGCCGAGAAAGACAAAGACAAAgaagattaa
- the LOC108216182 gene encoding classical arabinogalactan protein 5 gives MASRFVFIAVMFVIAGSAIAQAPGASPTATPVKPPVAAPAPVATPPTATPPTSSPTASPPTDTPISSPPAPPTSAPGASPTGAPTPSSISAPGASPAGTPDNAAGLNRVTVAGSSVALFAAVALLM, from the coding sequence ATGGCTTCGAGATTTGTGTTTATTGCTGTTATGTTCGTTATCGCCGGATCTGCGATCGCTCAGGCTCCCGGAGCATCGCCGACGGCAACTCCAGTGAAACCGCCGGTCGCCGCACCTGCTCCAGTCGCAACTCCACCGACCGCAACTCCTCCGACTTCTTCGCCCACCGCCTCGCCGCCGACTGATACTCCTATATCATCTCCACCGGCGCCTCCTACTTCTGCTCCAGGTGCATCTCCCACCGGCGCTCCTACTCCGTCCTCGATCTCCGCTCCCGGCGCTTCTCCGGCAGGCACTCCTGACAACGCTGCCGGTTTGAACAGAGTTACCGTCGCCGGATCTAGCGTCGCATTGTTCGCCGCCGTCGCCTTGTTGATGTAG
- the LOC108217899 gene encoding uncharacterized protein LOC108217899 isoform X1 yields MSIARSIVCGISCTSITPLPRYRALVFNPIFETRVRGHGNKSLYSANRSLRFSTWQHESKIKRNFAVYSSIPPEVPVSSGGLPGGLPGSWKNWLLGMVVTVLIPLLTNKWGALLKWTRKNEEQVESAVQTVEDIVEAVEDAAEKVEKFAEDIIEDLPEGKFKTALGRIEHVAEEVAKDAKQIDNVIDKFQEVEDKVHAYIEEKQSNRTAEKDKDKED; encoded by the exons ATGTCGATCGCACGATCAATTGTGTGCGGGATTTCCTGCACTAGTATAACGCCGTTGCCGAGATACCGGGCTCTCGTCTTTAATCCTATTTTCGAGACACGAGTACGAGGACACGGGAATAAATCTTTATACTCCGCAAACAGGAGTTTGCGGTTTTCGACATGGCAACATGAGAGCAAGATCAAAAG GAATTTCGCGGTCTACTCGAGTATACCACCTGAAGTTCCGGTTTCTTCAGGCGGTCTTCCCGGCGGTCTCCCAGGCTCTTGGAAAAATTGGCTGCTGGGGATGGTGGTCACAGTTCTTATACCATTGTTGACTAACAAGTGGGGAGCTTTGTTGAAATGGACACGTAAGAATGAAG AACAAGTAGAATCGGCAGTACAAACGGTGGAAGACATCGTGGAAGCGGTGGAAGACGCGGCGGAGAAGGTGGAGAAATTCGCCGAAGACATCATCGAGGACTTGCCAGAAGGCAAATTCAAGACTGCACTGGGTCGAATCGAGCATGTAGCAGAAGAAGTTGCCAAAGACGCCAAGCAAATTGACAATGTCATTGATAAG TTTCAGGAAGTAGAAGACAAGGTGCATGCTTATATTGAAGAAAAACAGAGCAACAGGACCGCCGAGAAAGACAAAGACAAAgaagattaa
- the LOC108218073 gene encoding uncharacterized protein LOC108218073, whose product MSITGGLLGSWKGWLLGVVVTVVIPLMTNKWGTFSKWTKKIEGAVQRVEDIVEAVEEAAERVEKIAEDIMDDLPDGKLKAALGLFEHVAEVIAKDAKQLDNVIDKFQEEEDKLQAYIEEQRNASARKDKDI is encoded by the exons ATGTCGATCACCGGAGGCCTTCTAGGTTCTTGGAAAGGCTGGCTGCTGGGGGTGGTGGTCACAGTTGTTATACCCTTGATGACTAACAAGTGGGGGACTTTCTCAAAATGGACAA AAAAGATTGAGGGGGCCGTACAGAGGGTGGAAGATATCGTGGAGGCGGTGGAAGAAGCGGCAGAGAGGGTGGAGAAGATTGCAGAAGACATAATGGATGACTTGCCGGATGGAAAACTCAAGGCTGCACTTGGTTTGTTTGAACATGTAGCTGAAGTAATAGCCAAGGATGCCAAACAGCTTGACAATGTCATTGACAAG TTTCAGGAAGAAGAAGATAAGTTGCAGGCTTATATTGAAGAACAACGCAATGCGTCTGCTAGAAAGGATAAAGACATATAG
- the LOC108215912 gene encoding 28 kDa ribonucleoprotein, chloroplastic has product MALLSSKMLQSSSLSPISQFPPHKILFYTTNFISLPSSLSLNSLSYITPNAPLFKTQKAPPLFLAQAAVETPVAIEAEEEEEEEDEESRTRVCAQNVPWDCTADDIRPLFEKYGTVVGVELSMYNKTRNRGLAFVTMGSHEEAVAAITNLEAFEYEGRSLRLAWAKPRKKKVPPPRVLPKQVPIHNLFVANLPYQARGKDLMEFFNSQNANVVSAEVIFRENPRGSAGYGFISFNTKEEADAALSTFQGKLFMGRPIRIAPSKKFLRQGTKESMQQEESTSSSKLNSDEEQTETSAEV; this is encoded by the exons ATGGCTTTACTTTCATCAAAGATGCTACAATCATCTTCACTTTCACCAATCTCTCAATTCCCCCCTCACAAAATCTTGTTTTACACCACAAATTTCATTTCTTTACCTTCATCTCTTTCACTCAATTCCCTGTCTTATATTACACCCAATGCGCCTCTCTTTAAAACCCAGAAAGCTCCGCCTTTATTTCTAGCTCAAGCTGCTGTGGAAACCCCTGTTGCAATTGAAgctgaggaggaggaggaggaagaagatgaagaatcaAGAACTAGAGTGTGTGCGCAAAATGTGCCGTGGGATTGTACTGCTGATGATATTCGACCCCTTTTCGAAAAGTATGGGACTGTTGTTGGTGTTGAG CTGTCCATGTACAACAAAACAAGGAACCGGGGTTTAGCTTTTGTTACCATGGGGTCACATGAGGAAGCTGTAGCAGCTATAACTAATCTTGAAGCCTTT GAATATGAGGGTAGATCTTTGAGGCTTGCATGGGCAAAGCCACGAAAGAAGAAGGTTCCACCTCCTCGAGTGCTACCAAAGCAAGTGCCAATACACAACTTGTTTGTGGCTAATTTGCCATACCAAGCTAGAGGCAAAGATCTTATGGAGTTTTTCAATTCTCAGAATGCTAATGTTGTTTCTGCGGAAGTTATTTTCCGTGAAAATCCGAGAGGGTCAGCGGGCTATGGATTTATTTCCTTCAATACTAAAGAGGAGGCTGATGCAGCACTCTCTACTTTTCAAGGAAAG TTGTTTATGGGACGGCCGATTAGAATAGCGCCAAGTAAAAAATTTCTGAGACAAGGAACAAAAGAGAGTATGCAACAAGAAGAAAGTACTTCGAGCAGCAAGTTAAATTCGGATGAGGAGCAAACAGAGACATCTGCTGAAGTCTAA